The following proteins are co-located in the Acinetobacter sp. NCu2D-2 genome:
- a CDS encoding PilT/PilU family type 4a pilus ATPase gives MDFNGLLDYMIEKKASDLFVTADVEPSIKINGQIHPIGSVKLPGATVGQLLHSIMSDKQRKEFAETRECNFAISNASQTARFRVSAFQQRDQPGMVLRRIETTIPTMDELKLPPVLKELAMTKRGIIIFVGATGTGKSTSLASLIGYRNENSKGHIITIEDPIEFVHQHKGCIITQREVGIDTDSFEVALKNTLRQAPDVILIGEIRSRETMDYAIAFAETGHLVFATLHANNANQAIDRIIHFFEADRHSQLFMDLSLNLKAMVAQQLIPTIDGTGRRAAIEILINSPLISDLIRKGDVHEIKEIMKRSRELGMQTFDQALFDLYKAKQITYKDALKHADSPNDLRLQIKLSEEGGSHLLNANSNITFDGQT, from the coding sequence ATGGATTTTAACGGCTTACTTGACTACATGATAGAAAAGAAAGCATCGGACTTATTCGTGACAGCCGATGTTGAACCTTCTATTAAAATTAATGGTCAAATCCATCCAATTGGTTCAGTCAAGTTACCAGGTGCAACAGTTGGACAATTGTTGCACTCCATCATGAGTGATAAGCAGCGTAAAGAATTTGCTGAAACACGTGAGTGTAACTTTGCGATCAGTAATGCCAGTCAAACTGCGCGTTTCCGTGTCAGTGCATTTCAGCAACGTGACCAACCGGGTATGGTGTTACGTCGAATTGAAACCACTATTCCAACCATGGATGAGCTAAAGCTACCGCCTGTACTGAAAGAATTGGCGATGACTAAACGCGGTATTATCATTTTCGTAGGTGCAACAGGTACAGGTAAATCAACCTCCCTTGCCTCTTTAATTGGCTATCGCAATGAAAACTCAAAAGGTCATATCATTACCATTGAAGATCCAATTGAATTTGTACACCAACACAAGGGTTGCATCATTACTCAGCGTGAAGTCGGTATCGATACCGATTCATTTGAAGTCGCACTAAAAAATACGCTGCGTCAGGCACCTGATGTAATTTTGATTGGTGAGATTCGTTCACGCGAAACCATGGACTACGCGATTGCCTTTGCCGAAACAGGTCACTTGGTCTTTGCCACCCTGCATGCGAACAACGCCAACCAAGCAATTGATCGTATTATTCACTTCTTTGAAGCTGACCGCCATAGTCAATTGTTTATGGATTTATCGCTGAACTTAAAAGCGATGGTCGCACAGCAATTGATTCCAACCATTGATGGTACAGGTCGTCGTGCTGCGATTGAAATCCTGATTAACTCTCCATTAATTTCTGATCTCATCCGTAAAGGTGATGTGCATGAAATTAAAGAGATTATGAAGCGCTCACGCGAGTTGGGCATGCAAACCTTCGACCAAGCATTGTTTGATCTGTATAAAGCAAAACAAATCACGTACAAGGACGCGCTTAAACACGCGGATTCTCCTAACGATTTGCGTCTTCAAATCAAACTTTCCGA
- a CDS encoding type IV pilus twitching motility protein PilT: MDITELLAFSAKNGASDLHLSAGMPPLIRVDGEVRRINLPVLEHKEVHKLVYDIMNDKQRRDFEENLETDFSFEVPGVARFRVNAFNQNRGAGAVFRTIPSKVLTMEELGMGQIFKEICEYPRGIVLVTGPTGSGKSTTLAAMLDYINDNRYDHILTVEDPIEFVHQSKKCLINQREVHRDTHGFNEALRSALREDPDIILVGEMRDLETIRLALTAAETGHLVFGTLHTTSAAKTIDRVIDVFPAEEKDMVRAMLSESLQAVISQTLLKKNGGGRVAAHEIMIGIPAIRNLIRENKVAQMYSAIQTGANYGMTTLDQSLKTLVSKGIISPQVARTAAKQPESFL, translated from the coding sequence ATGGACATTACAGAATTATTGGCATTTTCTGCTAAAAATGGTGCGTCGGATTTACACTTATCTGCGGGTATGCCGCCACTGATTCGTGTCGATGGGGAAGTTCGTCGTATTAATTTGCCAGTTTTAGAGCATAAAGAAGTCCATAAACTTGTTTACGACATCATGAATGATAAACAGCGTCGTGACTTTGAAGAAAATTTAGAAACCGACTTCTCTTTTGAAGTACCGGGTGTGGCGCGTTTCCGTGTGAACGCATTTAACCAAAACCGTGGTGCTGGTGCTGTATTCCGTACCATTCCATCGAAAGTATTGACGATGGAAGAATTGGGGATGGGGCAAATTTTTAAAGAAATTTGTGAATATCCACGTGGTATTGTCTTGGTGACAGGTCCTACAGGTTCAGGTAAATCAACCACCCTAGCAGCCATGCTCGACTACATTAATGACAACCGCTATGACCATATTCTAACGGTTGAAGATCCAATCGAATTTGTACACCAATCGAAAAAATGCTTGATTAACCAGCGTGAAGTACACCGTGATACCCACGGTTTTAATGAAGCACTTCGCTCTGCACTTCGTGAAGACCCTGACATTATCTTGGTCGGTGAGATGCGTGACCTTGAAACTATCCGTTTGGCATTAACAGCGGCTGAAACAGGTCACTTAGTCTTCGGTACCCTACATACCACCTCTGCAGCTAAAACCATTGACCGTGTGATCGACGTATTCCCTGCTGAAGAAAAAGACATGGTTCGTGCCATGCTGTCAGAATCACTTCAAGCTGTAATCTCACAAACACTCCTCAAGAAAAATGGCGGTGGCCGTGTTGCAGCACATGAAATCATGATTGGTATTCCTGCGATTCGTAACCTCATTCGTGAAAACAAAGTCGCACAAATGTACTCAGCGATCCAAACCGGTGCCAACTACGGTATGACCACACTGGATCAAAGCTTAAAAACATTGGTATCAAAAGGCATTATTAGCCCACAAGTTGCACGTACTGCTGCGAAGCAACCTGAGTCATTCTTATAA
- a CDS encoding YggS family pyridoxal phosphate-dependent enzyme, producing MNILQQSRNLVLAQIQKACQQAERDEHSVELLAVSKTHPSETLAEMYAAGQRRFGENYLQEALDKIEALKEFDIEWHFIGHVQRNKTKHLAEKFAWVHGVDRLIIAERLSSQREASQAPLNICLQVNIDAQDTKDGCQPAEVAELVTKISQLPNLCLRGLMVIPAPNNAAAFKDAKALFDAVKTQHAHPEDWDTLSMGMSADMSEAIAAGSTMVRVGTALFGARDYSAKA from the coding sequence ATGAATATCTTGCAGCAATCCAGAAATTTAGTTTTAGCGCAAATCCAAAAGGCGTGTCAGCAGGCTGAGCGGGATGAACATTCAGTTGAGTTGTTGGCAGTTTCTAAAACACATCCGAGTGAAACCTTAGCGGAAATGTATGCAGCAGGGCAGCGCCGTTTTGGTGAAAACTATCTTCAAGAAGCGTTGGATAAAATTGAAGCCCTTAAAGAATTCGATATTGAATGGCATTTCATTGGTCATGTACAGCGCAATAAAACCAAACATTTGGCAGAGAAATTTGCATGGGTGCATGGGGTGGATCGTTTGATTATTGCCGAGCGTTTATCGAGTCAACGCGAAGCAAGCCAAGCGCCTTTAAATATATGCCTACAAGTGAATATTGATGCTCAAGATACCAAAGATGGCTGCCAACCAGCAGAAGTGGCTGAATTGGTTACAAAGATTAGCCAACTGCCAAATTTATGCTTACGTGGCTTGATGGTGATTCCTGCACCCAATAACGCGGCAGCCTTTAAAGATGCCAAAGCCTTATTTGATGCTGTGAAAACGCAGCATGCACATCCTGAAGATTGGGATACTTTAAGCATGGGTATGTCGGCAGATATGAGTGAAGCGATCGCTGCAGGGTCGACCATGGTACGTGTAGGAACAGCGTTGTTTGGTGCACGGGATTATTCTGCAAAAGCGTAA